A region from the Rhizoctonia solani chromosome 13, complete sequence genome encodes:
- a CDS encoding 50S ribosome-binding GTPase, with product MVLIFAGPLILGAQMARHYNTQVSAHDIIRLLPREPTMPKVAKEIKDENRKLEETAAGIALGHGLQDEIKKLNERIKTIQEEHARVIAEINTKFQNQLTEQEKVARQRHQSMENLLKEQERKVQEERESLLGQVKSLKEGHQEKEKDWREQLQALLATMTQNMVRNDVAPRLEP from the coding sequence ATGGTATTGATTTTTGCAGGACCCCTGATCCTAGGTGCACAGATGGCCCGTCACTACAATACACAGGTGTCGGCCCATGATATCATTCGACTGTTACCTCGGGAGCCTACCATGCCAAAAGTTGCCAAGGAGATCAAAGATGAAAACCGAAAACTAGAAGAAACGGCCGCTGGTATAGCTCTTGGGCATGGCTTACAGGACGAGATCAAGAAGCTCAATGAACGGATTAAGACGATACAGGAAGAGCACGCCCGGGTCATTGCAGAGATCAACACAAAATTCCAGAATCAACTCACAGAACAAGAGAAGGTAGCGCGGCAACGGCACCAGTCGATGGAGAATTTGCTCAAAGAACAGGAGCGGAAAGTACAGGAAGAGCGGGAATCGTTGCTGGGCCAAGTAAAGTCATTGAAAGAAGGGcaccaagaaaaagaaaaagactgGAGGGAGCAATTACAAGCTCTCCTTGCTACGATGACTCAAAATATGGTCCGAAACGATGTTGCGCCTAGACTCGAACCATAA
- a CDS encoding 50S ribosome-binding GTPase — protein sequence MQVGNGLTEFLVEAVGGTSFRHMMFKALCGPKAFKNVVYVTNMWSIHPTEDEILREAELRDGVLGTPLAEGAQMARHTNTQESAHNIIRMLLGKDLMVTKIQRQLVVESLPLEKTDVGLVIGQDLEDNLRKRQEE from the exons ATGCAAGTCGGAAACGGTTTGACGGAGTTTCTTGTCGAAGC AGTCGGAGGAACAAGCTTCCGACATATGATGTTTAAAGCACTCTGTGGCCCCAAAGCGTTTAAAAATGTGGTCTATGTTACAAATATGTGGTCAATCCACCCAACGGAAGATGAAATACTCCGCGAAGCCGAACTTCGCGATGGAGTTCTTGGAACGCCTCTAGCCGAAGGTGCACAGATGGCTCGTCATACCAACACCCAAGAGTCGGCTCACAATATCATTCGAATGCTACTGGGAAAGGACCTTATGGTTACAAAAATACAGCGTCAGCTGGTGGTTGAGTCGCTCCCCCTGGAGAAAACAGACGTAGGGCTTGTGATTGGGCAAGATCTAGAAGACAATCTTCGTAAACGACAAGAAGAATGA
- a CDS encoding chitin deacetylase, which yields MCARSYSSPSEHENRAAARVYTTCTQPKTLAITFDDGPNTYTKTIVDTLDKAGGKATFFFNGKNYNCIYDTTNADRAKYAFDRGHQVASHTWSHLHLPTLSTAQITSEFQRANDAIKKITGAVPRLFALLLESTTQTFRTSLDPSDNPWSLGIWTRKTGTEPRSLKLRPPILTLGSPSDHSWDVLRTSTPWVINYAKSKGYKLVTVAECVGSALHLKRFSFGP from the exons ATGTGCGCACGCTCTTATAGCTCCCCAAGCGAGCATGAAAATCGTGCCGCAGCTCGTGTGTACACTACCTGCACACAACCCAAAACTCTGGCCATTAC ATTCGATGACGGCCCGAATACGTATACCAAGACTATCGTAGATACCCTCGACAAGGCTGGAGGAAAAGC CACTTTCTTCTTCAACGGAAAGAACT ACAATTGCATCTACGATACCACCAACGCTGATCGTGCCAAGTATGCCTTCGATCGTGGCCACCAGGTTGCGTCGCACACCTGGAGTCACTTGCATCTTCCAACCTTGAGCACCGCCCAAATTACATCAGAGTTCCAGAG GGCGAATGATGCCATCAAGAAGATCACGGGTGCCGTCCCGCGTTTGTTCGCCCTCCTTTTGGAGAGTACAACGCAAACGTTCAGAACGTCGCTGGATCCTTCGGACAATCCT TGGTCACTTGGGATTTGGACTCGCAAGACTGGAACGGAGCCTCG GTCTCTCAAACTGAGGCCACCTATATTGACTCTCGGGTCCCCCTCTGACCATTCTTGGGACGTGCTCAGAACAAGTACTCCATGGGTCATCAACTACGCGAAGTCCAAGGGATATAAACTTGTCACTGTTGCCGAGTGTGTTGGCTCAGCCTTACATCTCAAAAGGTTCTCCTTCGGCCCGTGA
- a CDS encoding phosphotransferase enzyme family protein: protein MSGGKIGGEYGEIRANIDIQSLNKYLGQHGRGIRVPVEVKQFKVRLYNIDLKLYDAEISESMDSTFVPISYIPGPLQLALGSQITSCLIITCPFGVGLENFGPHTPYFPRQIKSLSKLKPRLSTWKLRSQWDRAQAKVVDVETKEPVGPVPDYDEMIAWYREHLPDESKTGLRVVHGDYKIDNIVFHPTEPRVIGILDWELCTLGSPLADLANLLMPYHVDPAEVPPPNAISGFKGQPPDAVPCSLEELERAFCDGFGIPYPITEMVFANSWMIFRLSIISQGVAARYARRQASSANAKAQGDRFPMLGGMAKRLMLEGSSTQLKAKL from the exons ATGTCAGGTGGTAAAATCGGTGGCGAATATGGGGAAATCCGAGCAAACATCGACATTCAATCATTGAACAAGTACCTTGGGCAACATGGAAGGGGAATTAGAGTACCTGTAGAGGTCAAGCAGTTCAAAGTGAGGCTTTATAACATAGATCTGAAGCTATATGATGCTGAAATTTCGGAAAGTATGGACAG TACGTTTGTGCCCATATCTTACATTCCCGGACCGTTACAGCTGGCTCTCGGCAGTCAGATCACTAGCTGCCTTATCATCACTTGTCCCTTCGGAGTGGGACTCGAGAATTTTGGCCCCCACACCCCATATTTCCCTCGGCAAATCAAATCCTTATCCAA GCTCAAGCCAAGGTTGTCGACGTGGAAACTAAGGAGCCAGTGGGACCGGGCTCAAGCCAAGGTTGTCGACGTGGAAACTAAGGAGCCAGTGGGACCGGTTCCCGATTATGACGAGATGATCGCATGGTACCGAGAACACCTCCCTGACGAAAGCAAAACCGGTCTTCGCGTAGTACATGGAGACTATAAAATTGATAATATTGTCTTTCATCCCACTGAGCCCCGGGTTATTGGAATCTTAGACTGGGAACTATGCACTTTGGGCAGCCCG CTGGCAGATCTCGCCAATCTTCTTATGCCTTACCACGTTGACCCTGCAGAAGTACCACCCCCGAACGCGATTAGTGGATTCAAGGGACAGCCTCCTGATGCAGTGCCGTGTTCTCTCGAAGAGTTGGAGCGTGCCTTTTGCGATGGGTTCGGAATACCATACCCGATTACCGAAATGGTCTTTGCGAATAGCTGGATGATATTCCGGCTGTCAATTATTTCTCAAG GCGTTGCTGCGCGGTATGCACGGCGACAGGCTTCGTCAGCAAACGCGAAGGCACAAGGAGACCGCTTCCCAATGCTTGGGGGTATGGCAAAGAGGCTCATGCTGGAAGGTTCCTCCACGCAACTAAAGGCGAAGCTCTAA
- a CDS encoding ATP-NAD kinase, which yields MAIRYIQRRFEHTTLFVESSSKIPPGVEPYNPDAPKKPEIDLIITLGGDGTILHANSMFNTGPVPPVLSFSLGTLGFLLPFHIGSLPTALENTFSGTATVLERIRLACTFHDAAGKVLLKGARSRLLAMNEVALHRGGSPHLTRIDSFVDDTHLTEAVADGLIVSTPTGSTAYSLSSGGPIVHPSVEALVMTPICPRSLSFRPLVLPASSEIRLMVHKASRAHAEVSADGQSVMNLFPGESVRISISRYPIPCISRSSPASAPDGDEDGIPSNADQDNWVRDINNLLLFNASFKSSAIVFGKEIA from the exons ATGGCAATAAG GTACATACAGCGCCGGTTTGAGCACACCACACTATTTGTCGAATCGTCGTCCAAAATCCCGCCTGGTGTAGAACCTTACAACCCCGATGCAC CCAAGAAACCAGAAATTGACTTGATTATAACACTCGGAGGCGATGGAACAATTCTGCACGCAAATTCTATGTTCAATACGGGACCTGTACCTCCAGTGCTCAGCTTTTCGTTGGGTACGCTTGGGTTTTTATTACCCTTTC ATATCGGGTCACTGCCCACTGCATTGGAAAATACGTTTTCCGGGACGGCAACCGTCTTGGAGCGGATAAGACTCGCTTGCACATTTCACGATGCTGCGGGGAAAGTTTTGTTAA AGGGAGCTAGAAGCCGATTATTGGCTATGAACGAG GTTGCCCTGCATCGTGGAGGTAGTCCACATCTGACTAGGATTGATTCGTTTGTAGATGATACACATCTGACGGAAGCAGTT GCAGATGGTCTCATCGTATCCACCCCCACAGGCTCCACGGCCTATTCGCTATCGTCCGGCGGACCAATAGTTCACCCTTCCGTTGAGGCACTGGTAATGACACCTATTTGTCCAAGGTCTCTTTCCTTTCGACCTCTGGTCCTTCCCGCATCGTCGGAAATCCGTCTCATG GTCCATAAAGCGTCGCGAGCACATGCTGAAGTTTCGGCGGATGGACAGTCGGTCATGAACCTTTTCCCCGGAGAGTCGGTTCGGATCTCCATTTCAAGATATCCAATACCGTGTATCAGCCGGTCCTCGCCTGCCAGTGCCCCTGACGGGGACGAAGACGGCATACCAAGTAATGCGGACCAGGACAATTGGGTCCGAGATATCAACAATCTGCTTTTGTTCAACGCTTCGTTCAAGAGCAGTGCAATAGTTTTTGGGAAAGAGATCGCTTAG
- a CDS encoding leucine carboxyl methyltransferase: MAVPRMLQAENIHKLKDSDSAIRETDTDAAHSRLSAVRQGYLVDPYLAPLVPRARFVPTRAPLMNVGTYVRSTAIDMLVESWLNLAGANTEKRQIDKGFRERIASYVELDFTENTSRKAKAVMQSQPLSNALGSDVKIDESAAVRVLVHLITILFHSTFEKGLPTLFIAECVFVYMPPSASGAILQWFSNTFGRAAGIVYEMFGLQDSFGKVLKDNLKARHIELPGVDAFPTLNSQLSRYTSNGFSHSKGRTLKSIRRENIPVSELQRISRLEHLDEIEELELVLEHYSITWGYSDRISGGELEGNNSLDQWDLSLQTHPIEETE; this comes from the exons ATGGCAGTTCCCAGGATGCTTCAAGCCGAAAATATACACAAACTCAAGGATTCCGATAGTGCTATCCGAGAAACCGACACCGATGCCGCACATTCTCGTCTCTCGGCTGTTCGTCAAGGATACCTTGTAGACCCATATCTCGCCCCCCTAGTTCCACGAGCGCGCTTTGTTCCTACTCGAGCACCACTTATGAATGTCGGTACCTACGTTCGATCTACTGCGATTGATATGCTGGTCGAAAGTTGGTTGAATTTAGCGGGTGCAAATACAGAGAAACGGCAGATT gataagggtttcagggagCGTATCGCGTCATACGTAGAATTAGACTTTACAGAGAACACGTCGCGCAAAGCGAAAGCAGTAATGCAATCTCAGCCTCTAAGCAACGCGTTGGGTTCCGATGTCAAAATAG ACGAGAGCGCGGCGGTACGGGTCTTGGTTCATCTGATTACCATCTTATTCCACTCGACCTTCGAGAAGGG TCTACCCACACTATTCATAGCCGAATGTGTATTCGTATATATGCCGCCAAGTGCATCGGGCGCCATTTTACAGTGGTTCTCGAACACATTCGGGCGTGCCGCTGGGATAGTGTACGAGATGTTTGGGCTCCAGGATTCGTTCGGTAAAGTGCTGAAGGATAACCTCAAG GCTCGACATATCGAACTTCCGGGCGTGGATGCCTTTCCAACTCTAAACTCCCAATTATCTCGTTATACAAGCAATGGTTTCAGTCACTCCAAAGGGCGCACCTTGAAAAGCATCCGCCGCGAAAACATACCAGTGTCCGAGTTACAGAG AATATCCCGCCTTGAACACCTCGATGAGATTGAAGAGCTGGAATTAGTCTTGGAGCATTATTCCATCACTTGGGGTTACTCAGATCGAATCAGTGGTGGGGAGCTTGAAGGGAATAATTCACTTGATCAGTGGGACTTATCATTACAAACCCACCCTATCGAAGAGACCGAGTAG
- a CDS encoding Glycosyl-transferase for dystroglycan: MDVMPYYYRASHGHENEDVTVATIVTSNRFEALARLVEQYQGPVSAAVHISSTNTTRRNDLLASLHAIYTSSPLFSRWVDIHVIVDQHDRQFNMWRNVARLYARTDWVMMLDVDFALARGGEVAFVVPAFEYVVQEDGKDWRTFPRTKKALIELVESRKIAMFHQSWAPGHNSTDYGHYYAAQPGEVYRVTTYQKSYEPYVIMRRDGPPWCDERFIGYGGNKAACLFSIYLSGINFYVLSDDF; this comes from the exons ATGGACGTGATGCCATACTACTACCGGGCATCGCATGGGCACGAAAACGAAGATGTGACGGTAGCAACAATTGTCACAAGTAATAGATTTGAGGCATTGGCACGTTTGGTAGAGCAGTACCAAG GACCGGTGTCAGCAGCAGTCCACATCTCGTCTACCAACACGACCAGGCGCAACGATCTCCTTGCTTCACTACATGCTATCTACACATCATCGCCACTCTTCTCCCGATGGGTCGACATACATGTCATTGTGGATCAACATGACCGGCAGTTTAATATGTGGCGTAATGTGGCGCGTTTGTATGCTCGAACGGACTGGGTCATGATGCTCGATGTGGATTTTGCA TTGGCTAGGGGCGGTGAGGTTGCATTTGTGGTTCCCGCGTTTGAGTATGTGGTTCAGGAGGACGGGAAAGATTGGAGGACGTTTCCGAGAACTAAGAAG GCGTTAATAGAACTTGTCGAATCCAGAAAGATTGCAATGTTTCATCAATCATGGGCTCCCGGGCACAATAGCACAGATTATGGGCACTATTATGCGGCTCAGCCCGGGGAAGTATATCGAGTTACCACATACCAGAAGAGTTACGAACCTTATGTGATTATGCGCCGTGATGGTCCGCCTTG GTGTGACGAGAGATTTATTGGATACGGCGGGAACAAAGCAGCTTGCCTATTCAGCATTTACCTCTCAGGAATCAATTTTTATGTTCTATCCGACGATTTTTGA
- a CDS encoding arrestin, with protein sequence MPSTSLDIRLAEPVVFLRGSGDVTSRRRQGVPPDTAPAMVRGILTLKLAKATKIRSISISLEGKAKTEWPEGHEDDAAPTSSARRAMSLGPGVGLDHEADDEGAISDDEDDADNTDEPRRANNLDQEHNEQTSILTPPYTPRTGTPSVPGSPRQTLQELRSVLRSDLANSRTSVPSRPPSIHGASGSQPILPRPTAPHEVLSAPASHVPSTNVSSDASVKSLHENISEHPSDEEVGDHLPVLRRPSPSRRESSASFLGENEAQRAHDNPQISPPLTERQRSASRSTVSHPPATRSSSHVPHSPHHPRPILQTSGSVSLRNTGSPSPHPSSLHPTFHTQTESPGAEASPVRDRDRSESRVRGRQNTRFSLAAVSSVLHEIGHEITEITDRVRSKSRASTGPGPFGRGGAGSVGPREHEHEQRLKDRAAERQRERETAVSGRDETQRGRQKERTALEKIGASLGLDVDPNVEADMWQEFKKVYAGTYNYPISFAVPSNTPPSLIAISAQFLTVSKLLFTEQELFCPGEDDTEERENVVIERQWDEQLRYFITISGKSFPIGGTVPITLVMMPLAKVKIYRLTVMLEGGSNAQSNEAHTEPRRLTEKIDYYAHGRRVARHDPTRRYELLSLKYPNLKHDKGVRLPLLPILDDSNNAISHSPLVGLIEGQDADEIATNLLNPNGPWTIQNLLDLYISCERIYPHVLALFISRANIPSNIIISHWIKIMIRVERGDDPQMDKGKRKQFDIIVETPVHILSCKCNPDYTALPAYSLPSLPVQKIGTSVGGCLCNHVKAEQQNRLQIAAPSGIPTQSPISGLGYSAFNVPPADFIHPSPRRAQVSNPNTVAPDRIMGGMAVEAAIGHNASGLSERPQVTRAHDSDERITTLVDRSLQFERLVSGEEGVSGDMPPAYTDTVDGAHHGEERGRVMFSEVTASRQGSRSRPGSRSRAGSRSRPGSRPASRPVSRATSMVWT encoded by the exons ATGCCTAGCACCTCTCTAGATATTCGACTTGCTGAACCTGTCGTATTCCTGCGAGGCTCTGGAGATGTTACTTCCAGGAGGCGCCAAGGGGTCCCCCCGGATACAGCCCCTGCGATGGTAAGAGGTATCCTCACATTAAAACTTGCCAAAGCGACGAAGATACGGAGTATTTCTATATCGCTCGAGGGAAAGGCAAAGACGGAGTGGCCCGAAG GTCATGAAGATGATGCGGCTCCGACCAGCTCGGCTCGTAGGGCCATGTCACTTGGCCCCGGAGTGGGGTTAGATCACGAAGCGGATGATGAGGGAGCTATATccgatgatgaagatgacgCAGACAACACCGATGAGCCACGGCGCGCAAACAACCTAGACCAGG AGCATAACGAGCAAACCTCCATTTTGACACCTCCTTACACCCCTCGCACGGGCACACCTAGCGTGCCTGGATCCCCTAGGCAGACGCTTCAGGAACTTCGAAGTGTGCTTCGTTCGGACTTGGCAAATTCCCGCACTTCAGTTCCGTCAA GACCTCCGTCAATCCATGGTGCATCTGGCTCCCAACCCATACTACCTCGGCCCACTGCTCCTCATGAAGTTTTGTCGGCTCCGGCATCACACGTGCCCTCGACAAACGTGTCTTCCGATGCGAGTGTCAAGTCGCTCCATGAGAATATTTCAGAACACCCTAGCGATGAAGAGGTGGGGGACCACCTACCCGTACTTAGGCGCCCTTCTCCTTCCCGTCGCGAATCTTCTGCCTCATTCTTGGGAGAAAACGAAGCCCAGCGAGCACATGATAATCCTCAAATTTCTCCCCCGCTTACCGAACGTCAACGTTCTGCGTCTCGCTCCACGGTTTCCCACCCTCCAGCCACACGGTCCAGTTCCCATGTCCCTCACTCCCCACATCACCCCCGGCCGATACTTCAGACCTCCGGCTCAGTTTCGCTTCGCAATACCGGTAGTCCTAGTCCTCACCCATCGTCTCTTCACCCGACATTCCACACTCAGACAGAATCTCCAGGAGCTGAAGCCTCACCCGTAAGGGATCGCGATCGCTCCGAGTCCCGCGTGCGTGGTCGTCAGAATACTAGGTTTAGCCTTGCAGCTGTTTCCAGCGTATTGCACGAAATTGGGCATGAAATTACCGAAATCACAGACCGGGTGCGGAGTAAGTCACGGGCTAGCACTGGCCCTGGACCATTTGGGCGTGGAGGAGCCGGGTCAGTAGGTCCTAGGGAACATGAGCACGAGCAAAGGTTGAAGGATCGAGCGGCTGAGCGTCAGCGTGAGAGGGAGACCGCGGTTTCAGGAAGAGACGAAACCCAGCGTGGCCGACAGAAAGAACGGACGGCTTTAGAGAAAATAGGAGCGAGTTTGGGTTTGGACGTCGATCCTAATGTGGAAGCAGACATGTGGCAGGAGTTCAAAAAG GTATATGCAGGGACCTACAACTATCCCATTTCCTTTGCAGTTCCCTCCAACACTCCCCCGTCTCTCATTGCGATTTCGGCTCAATTTCTTACCGTCTCAAAGCTGTTGTTCACCGAACAGGAACTTTT CTGCCCTGGGGAAGATGACACAGAAGAGCGAGAGAATGTTGTTATCGAGAGGCAGTGGGACGAACAACTAAGGTACTTTATTACCATTTCTGGGAAAAGTTTCCCCATTGGAGGAACGGTACCCATTACTCTGGTAATGATGCCTTTGGCCAAGGTGAAGATATACCGGCTTACAGTTATGTTAGAGGGTGGGTCTAATGCGCAATCTAACGAGGCTCATACTGAACCCAGGCGGCTTACAGAGAAAATTGATTATTATGCTCATGGGCGGCGGGTGGCGCGTCATGACCCAACTCGACGATATGAACTCTTATCACTCAAATACCCCAACCTCAAACACGACAAAGGCGTTCGACTGCCATTGCTACCCATACTTGACGATTCTAATAATGCGATATCCCACTCACCGTTGGTCGGCCTTATCGAGGGTCAGGATGCAGATGAAATTGCAACTAATTTATTAAACCCTAATGGCCCTTGGACTATTCAA AATTTACTGGATCTGTACATCAGCTGCGAGCGAATCTACCCACATGTTCTAGCCCTGTTCATTTCACGTGCAAACATACCAAGTAATATTATTATTTCCCATTGGATCAAGATCATGATTCGTGTTGAACGAGGAGATGACCCCCAGATGGACAAGGGGAAGCGGAAACAATTCGACATCATTGTCGAAACGCCGGTGCATATACTTTCG TGTAAGTGTAACCCAGACTACACGGCCCTTCCAGCATATAGTCTACCATCGCTTCCGGTACAAAAGATAGGTACTTCAGTAGGCGGGTGTCTCTGCAATCACGTAAAAGCCGAACAGCAGAATCGGTTGCAAATCGCAGCTCCCTCTGGAATTCCTACCCAATCACCGATTTCGGGTTTGGGGTATAGCGCCTTCAACGTTCCACCGGCTGACTTTATCCATCCATCACCGCGGCGTGCACAAGTCTCCAACCCGAATACAGTCGCACCGGATAGGATTATGGGCGGAATGGCTGTCGAGGCCGCTATCGGGCATAATGCAAGTGGACTCAGCGAGCGACCTCAAGTCACTAGGGCACACGACTCGGACGAACGTATCACTACTCTCGTGGATCGTAGTTTACAATTTGAGAGGCTGGTCAGTGGAGAGGAGGGTGTGAGCGGAGATATGCCTCCTGCATATACGGATACTGTAGATGGTGCTCATCATGGAGAGGAACGGGGAAGGGTTATGTTTAGCGAAGTCACAGCCAGCCGGCAGGGGAGTCGGAGTAGACCGGGGAGTAGAAGCCGAGCAGGTAGCAGGAGTCGGCCGGGGAGCCGACCTGCTAGCCGACCAGTCAGCAGAGCCACGAGCATGGTGTGGACTTGA